Within the Burkholderia mayonis genome, the region ATCGTCAGATTGTCGCTAAAAATGCGTGAGCGCGGGGGCGGGCCGGCTGCGGCATCGCGTCTGCTGTCGATGCCGCGTGCAGGCTGTCGCTTCGGCATAGCGGCTTGCGTTGCTTCGGCGCACGTGCGGGGCGGCGTCGCCGGGCGTCCATGCGATGGGAGACGCCGTCGCGCAAACCGCCATTTTCTTCAACCGCCGGAACGGCGATTCTTGCATTGCCTCCGGGGTCTGCTTTCATGTGGCCGCCCGGCGAAACCGCCGCCGAAACCGGCATGCGTATCGAGCCCCGGGCGGATGATCGCGCGCCGCTATTTTGACAGACATCGCGATGGTCGCCCGCAACCCGTAATCCGCAACCCGCAACAGCAATCGGCAATCCGCTCACGACCGCTCGGCAGGCGCGCAACCGCGGCCAGGTTGGCGTCGACGCGCGCCGCCCAACTCCCGAAACGGTTCCACCGCGTTTTCCGGAACGTGTCCCAGGCGCGATCCGGCCTATCTTTGTGGTTACGGACGTCCGGAAGCGTCGGAATAAAGCGCGCCCGACGAACGTTCTTGTACACATGGGCGCCGCACGCCGCGGCGTGCGAGCGGCGTCCGAACGCAACAGGCGCGCCGCCGGGAGGCGGAAATGACATCGACACGGGTTCTTTCGGCCGTATTCGCGCTGCTCGCGCTGATGCTGTCCGCGGGCTGCGCATCGTCGGACGACATGTCATCGTCCGGCCATGCCGCGCCGACGAGCGGCTACGGCAGGGGCAGCGGCGGTGGCGGCGGCTATTGACGACGGCGCTGCGCGTGAGCTTCGAAACGGATGTGGTCGGCTGGCTGCCGCAGTTGCGCCGCTATGCGCGCGCGCTGACGGGCGATCCCGCGTGGGCCGACGATCTGGTGCAGGACACCGCCGAGCGCGCGCTCGCGCGAATGCACGCGTTTCGCCCTGACAGCAACCTGCGCGCGTGGCTGTTGACGATCCTGCGCCATTTGTACATCGACCAGTTGCGCGCGCGCCGCGAATTCGCCGTCGACGAAGACGACGGCCCGTGGCGCACGCTCGAAGCGCCGGCCGGCCAGGTCGATGCGCTCGTGCTGCGCGACGTGCAGCGGATGCTGTACCGGCTGCCGCTCGAGCAGCGCGAAGTGCTGTTGCTCGTGTGCGTCGAGGAACTGAGCTATCAGGAGGCGTCGACGGTGCTCGGCGTGCCGGTCGGCACGGTGATGTCGCGGCTGTCGCGCGCGCGGGAGCACATGCGCGCGCTGCTGACCGACGCGCCGCAGCGACGACCGTTGTCCTTCACCACAGCGAGAAATCATCGATGAGCGACGATCTCGATCCCACTGTCGCGCCGGAATTCGACGAACCGGGGCTGCTCGCGCTGTCGGCGTTCGTCGACGGCGAGCTGCCGGAGGCGGAGCGTCGCGCGATCGCCGAGCGGCTTGCCGACGATGCGCGCGCGGCGGACGTCGCGTCGCACTATCGCGCGCAGCGCGCGGCGTTGCGCGCGCTGTTCGCCGACCCCGCCGCGCAGAGCAACGGCCCGTGCGTCGTGCTGCGCGTGCGCGCTCCTTGGTGGCGTCGCGCCGCGTTCGCTGGCGGCGCGCTGGCGGCGGGCGTCGCGCTCGGGTGGTTGGGCGGCGCGGTCGCGCCGCAGTTCGCGCCGGAATTCGCGGCGCCCGCAGCCGCGCAGACGGTTTTCGCGCGCCAGGCGAATCTCGCATACGCGGTTTACGCGCCCGACGCGCGGCACCCGGTCGAGATCGCAGCCGGCCGCGACGGCGCGCTCGCCACGTGGCTGTCGGCGCGGATCGGCCGGCGAATCGTCGCGCCGTCGCTCGACGAATACGGCTTCGCGCTGCTCGGCGGCCGGCTGCTGCCGGGCGCGGCCGGCCCCGCCGCGCAGTTCATGTACGAGAGCCCGGCGGGGGGGCGGCTCGCGCTCTACGTGAGCGCGTCCGCGCAGCACGAGACGGCGGTCGAGCTGCTGCGCGACGGCGAGCGGCGCACGTTCTACTGGGTCAGCGATCACACCGCGTACGCGCTGTCCGGGCAGCTCGCCGAAGACCGGCTGCGCGCGATCGCGGTCGATGTCTGCGGCGAGCTCGGCGGCCATCCGGATCGATGGCGGTAGGCGCGAGCCGGAGTGTGACGTCGATGCGGCAAAGAGGCGATCATGGGTGCGGCAGGCTCATGCGGGAAAGCAGTCGCGACGCTCGCGTTCGTCGCCGACGGCCACTTCAGCCGGACGTCGTTCGGGCTGTCGCGCTGGCTGCCCGCCGTCGGCGACGACGTGCGGATGCGGATCCAGGCCGAATTTGTCAGGGCGCGCGCGGATCCGTAGCCGGCGCGCCCGTTTTCTTCGTTCAAGGAGAGTCATCATGATCAAAATCCTGCTGGTCGCGATTGCGTGCGCGGCGCCGGCCGCGGCGCTCGCGGAGCCGCCGAGGGCGTCGAACGGCATGGTCGTCGACGGCGGCGGCATGACGCTCTACACGCTCGACCGGGACACGATGCCCGGCAAGAGCGTGTGCGTGGGCGGCTGCGCGGCGAACTGGCCGGCGGCGCTCGCCGATCCGTACGACAAGCCGGGCGGCGACCTCGGCCTCATCGCCACGGAGGGCGGCAAGCATCAATGGACGTACAAGGGGCATCCGCTGTATCGCTTTTCGGGCGATAAGCAGCCCGGGCAGCGCAACGGCGACGGCTTCGGCGGCATGTGGCATGTCGCGAAGCCTTGACGGGCGCGGCCGCATCGCCGGCACGGCGGGCGACGGCGGGTGAGCGCGTGCGCCGCGCGCTGCCCGGGGCGGCCGTCCGCGGCGGCGCACGGTGAAACGGGAAAGGGGGCGCAGCCGCGGCCGCCGCCGGACAGCGCCGATCGTTCGGGACGCGAATGCGGTCGCGTACGCGAGCGCGACTGGAGGCGACGGCCGCAAGCGAAGCGCCGCGCGGCTGGGCGAGCGCATCGGCGGGCGCGCGTCCGGACCGGCAGGCGGTCATGGCGAGCGAAGACGAAAAGAAAGTGGCGGCTGTCCCGCAGATCGCGACGACACGCTCGCCGCACGGTTGCAAGCTTGTATATAATAATCATTCTCATTTACAAAACCGCATCCCGGCGCGACGATCCGGGGGAATCACGTCCATGCCGGCCAACACTCTGCCTTTGCAGCGAGAGATCGCTGCGCTCTACACCGGTCATCGCGGCTGGCTGCACGGTTGGCTGTCGAAGAAGCTCGGCTGCGGCGAACGCGCGGCCGATCTCGTCCACGACACGTTCATCCGCCTCCTCGCACGCGACGAGCCGATCGACGCTGCCGAGCCGCGCGCGTTCCTGACGACGGTCGCGCAGCGCGTGCTGTACAACCACTGGCGGCGCGAGCGGCTCGAGCGCGCGTATCTCGACGCGCTCGCGCAATTGCCGGAGGCAGTCGCGCCTTCGCCGGAGACGCGCGCGATCCTGTTCGAGACGCTGCTCGAGATCGAGCGGATGCTCGACGGGCTGCCCGCCGCGGTCAAGCGCGCATTCCTGCTCGCTCAGCTCGACGGGATGACGCATGCGCAGATCGCGGCCGAGCTGCGCGTGTCGCTCGCGACCGTCAAGCGCTATCTCGTGAAGGCAGGCGCGCAGTGCTACTTCGCGATCGCCGCATGAGCGGGGCGGAGCGCGTCGGCGGGCCGCCGGCAGTGCCCGCGCCCGTCGCACGGCGTGCGGTCGAGTGGTGGGTCGAGCTCGGCTCGGGCCGCGCGACCGACGCGACGCATGCGCGCCTCGCGCGGTGGCGCGCGGAGGACCCGGCGCACGATGCCGCATGGCGGCACATCGAGACGGTCAACGGGAGACTCGGCCGCGTCGCCGACACGCTGAGCGCGCAGGCCGCCCGCGCGGCGCTGCTGCCGTCGCGCTCGCGCGGGCGGCGCGCGGCGGTCAAGTCGCTCGCGGTGCTGCTGTTCGCGGGCGGCGCCGCATGGACCGCCGGCACCTGCGTGCCGTGGCGCGCTTGGGGCGCGGACGTGCGCACGGCGGTCGGCGAGCGGCGCACGGTCACGCTCGCCGACGGCACGACGGTCGTCCTCAACACCGACAGCGCGATCGACGTTCGCTTCGACGACACGACGCGCGGCGTGCGCCTGCTGCGCGGCGAGATCATGGTGACGAGCGGCCGCGACGCGGCGCGCGCGGCCGCGCGTCCGCTCGTGATCGCGACCGCGCACGGCGACGTGCGGCCGGTCGGCACGCGCTTCTCGGTGCGCGAGCGCGGCGAGGCGACGCGCGTCGACGTGTTCGAAGGCGCGGTGCGGATCGCGCCGCTGCGCTCGGCCGGCGAGCCGCGCGTGATCGCAGCCGGGCAGGGCGCGGACTTCACGCGCGATGCGCTCGTCGGGCCGCCGCGCACGATCGGCGGCGATGCGGGTGCGTGGGCCGGCGGGATGCTCGTCGCGTCGAACCTGCGCCTCGCCGACCTGCTCGCCGAGATCGACCGCTACCGCCCGGGCCGCGTGCGTTGCGACGCGGCAGTCGCGAACCTCCGCGTGTCGGGCACGTACCCGCTCGACGACCCCGACCGCATCCTCGATACGCTGCGCGAGACGCTGCCCGTCGACGTCGAATACGCGACCCGCTATTGGGTGACGGTCGTCGCGGCGCGCGAATGAGCGCTTCGGGAAAAAATCTTCGCATGGCCTGAGCTGTTTTCGATGTTCGCGTGACATGGGGAATGAAGGCTGCACTCAACCCATCGTCAACGAGTCATCGATCATGGATTCAATCTGCAATCGCAATTCGCGCGGCAGCGCGTTCGCGGACCCGGCACGCTCGCCGGCCGAACCGGCGGCGCGCATCCGGCGCGCCGCGCGCGGGCACGGGCACGGGCACGGCTGCCCGCCCGCGGTGCAAGGCGGCGAAGCGACCGCGCCGCAGTTCGCGCCGCGCCGCATCGTCACGCGCCTCGCCGCCGCCGCGCTGTTCTCGGCGTTCGCCGCACCCGCGGAGTCGAACGCCGCCGAGCCCGCGGCCGCGACGCGCGCATACGACATCCCGGCTGGTCCGCTCGAAGCCGCGCTGAACCGCTTCGGCCGCGAGACCGGCATCCTGCTGGCGTTCCCGGGCGAACTGACCGCGGGGCTGCAAAGCCCCGGCCTGCACGGCCGCGCCGACACGGCCGCGGCGCTCGACCGGCTGCTGACGGGCACGGGCCTCGTCGCGGTCAGGCAGCCGAGCGGCGGCTACACGCTCGTCAGGCTGCCCGCGGCTTCGGCCGCGTCGAGCGCGGCGGCGGGACTCGCGACCGACACGACGCTGCCGACGGTCTCGGTGCGCGCGAGCGGCCTGCACGCGGACAGCTACCGGCCGCCGCGCGAGGCGGCGGGGCTGCGCAGCGACGCGCCGCTGTCGGAGGTGCCGCAG harbors:
- a CDS encoding sigma-70 family RNA polymerase sigma factor; translated protein: MSFETDVVGWLPQLRRYARALTGDPAWADDLVQDTAERALARMHAFRPDSNLRAWLLTILRHLYIDQLRARREFAVDEDDGPWRTLEAPAGQVDALVLRDVQRMLYRLPLEQREVLLLVCVEELSYQEASTVLGVPVGTVMSRLSRAREHMRALLTDAPQRRPLSFTTARNHR
- a CDS encoding anti-sigma factor family protein, with translation MSDDLDPTVAPEFDEPGLLALSAFVDGELPEAERRAIAERLADDARAADVASHYRAQRAALRALFADPAAQSNGPCVVLRVRAPWWRRAAFAGGALAAGVALGWLGGAVAPQFAPEFAAPAAAQTVFARQANLAYAVYAPDARHPVEIAAGRDGALATWLSARIGRRIVAPSLDEYGFALLGGRLLPGAAGPAAQFMYESPAGGRLALYVSASAQHETAVELLRDGERRTFYWVSDHTAYALSGQLAEDRLRAIAVDVCGELGGHPDRWR
- a CDS encoding sigma-70 family RNA polymerase sigma factor, which gives rise to MPANTLPLQREIAALYTGHRGWLHGWLSKKLGCGERAADLVHDTFIRLLARDEPIDAAEPRAFLTTVAQRVLYNHWRRERLERAYLDALAQLPEAVAPSPETRAILFETLLEIERMLDGLPAAVKRAFLLAQLDGMTHAQIAAELRVSLATVKRYLVKAGAQCYFAIAA
- a CDS encoding FecR domain-containing protein, with amino-acid sequence MSGAERVGGPPAVPAPVARRAVEWWVELGSGRATDATHARLARWRAEDPAHDAAWRHIETVNGRLGRVADTLSAQAARAALLPSRSRGRRAAVKSLAVLLFAGGAAWTAGTCVPWRAWGADVRTAVGERRTVTLADGTTVVLNTDSAIDVRFDDTTRGVRLLRGEIMVTSGRDAARAAARPLVIATAHGDVRPVGTRFSVRERGEATRVDVFEGAVRIAPLRSAGEPRVIAAGQGADFTRDALVGPPRTIGGDAGAWAGGMLVASNLRLADLLAEIDRYRPGRVRCDAAVANLRVSGTYPLDDPDRILDTLRETLPVDVEYATRYWVTVVAARE